The following proteins are encoded in a genomic region of Myxococcales bacterium:
- the tssA gene encoding type VI secretion system protein TssA, with amino-acid sequence MTPTFHFRSLGLGCLIAAGFEDVAAIDIDALLSEISADDPCGPDLEYDSELRELEQSAQGKPEQQMGDTIVAAQEPDWREVRKRAESLFSRTKDLRVTSHLVRALLHTAGFEGLCDGLALSRGLIERYWEPLHPRLDPDDDNDPTLRVNLVMSLCDQEDFLIHVRNTPIVSAPALGRFSLRELAIASGEVPAPAGEDPPSMSTIEGAFLEADLETLTQTSQNLAASLEHLREIEAKLTDHVGSANAPNLDPLRRLVYQASKVVKDKLAARNAGATPSEGTAPGEDVSGGGSGPAQPGARALSGDIRAREDVLRALDKIIEYYARHEPSSPVPILVRRCKRLVTASFEDIVKNLLPDGVSQLEVIKGPSEEMS; translated from the coding sequence GTGACGCCCACATTTCACTTTCGCTCCCTGGGTTTGGGGTGTCTGATAGCGGCGGGGTTTGAGGACGTGGCAGCCATCGACATCGACGCTTTGCTTTCCGAGATCAGCGCGGACGATCCGTGTGGTCCGGACCTGGAATACGACAGCGAGCTGCGCGAGCTCGAACAGTCGGCACAGGGCAAGCCCGAGCAGCAAATGGGCGACACCATCGTTGCCGCCCAAGAGCCCGATTGGCGCGAGGTCCGCAAGCGGGCCGAGTCACTGTTCTCGCGGACCAAGGACCTCCGGGTCACGAGCCATCTCGTGCGGGCGCTTCTGCACACCGCCGGCTTCGAGGGTCTTTGCGACGGACTTGCCTTGTCGAGGGGCCTCATAGAACGTTACTGGGAGCCCCTCCACCCCCGGCTCGACCCTGACGACGACAACGACCCCACCCTCCGGGTGAATCTGGTGATGAGTCTTTGCGATCAAGAAGACTTCCTCATCCACGTCCGCAACACCCCGATCGTCAGCGCCCCGGCGCTCGGACGCTTCAGCCTACGCGAGTTGGCCATTGCCTCCGGCGAAGTGCCCGCACCTGCAGGCGAGGATCCGCCTTCGATGTCCACGATCGAGGGGGCCTTCCTCGAGGCCGATCTCGAAACTCTCACCCAAACGTCCCAGAACCTCGCAGCCAGCCTCGAGCACCTGCGGGAGATCGAGGCGAAGCTCACCGACCACGTCGGCTCGGCGAACGCACCCAACCTGGACCCCTTGCGGCGCCTCGTCTACCAGGCCTCGAAGGTGGTGAAGGACAAGCTCGCCGCACGGAACGCGGGCGCCACGCCCTCCGAAGGCACCGCACCTGGCGAAGATGTCTCGGGGGGGGGCTCGGGCCCGGCGCAGCCAGGGGCACGTGCCCTGTCGGGTGACATCCGCGCGCGTGAAGACGTGCTGCGCGCGCTCGATAAGATTATCGAGTACTACGCCCGCCACGAGCCCTCGAGCCCTGTCCCCATCCTGGTTCGCCGCTGCAAACGGCTCGTCACCGCCAGCTTCGAGGACATCGTCAAAAATCTATTGCCCGACGGCGTCTCACAACTCGAGGTCATCAAGGGCCCTTCAGAAGAGATGAGCTGA
- the tssB gene encoding type VI secretion system contractile sheath small subunit, with amino-acid sequence MSSQKFIARNRAPRVQIEYDVELYGAQKKVQLPFVMGVMADLSGKPVEPLAPVADRKFLEISADNFDDRLKAMKPRVAFPVPNTLTGEGNLSVDITFESMDDFSPAAVARKVDALNKLLQARSQLNNLITYMDGKTGAEELISKALKDPALLQSLVSAPKPGGDAPPSE; translated from the coding sequence ATGAGCAGCCAAAAGTTCATCGCCCGCAACCGGGCTCCCCGCGTTCAGATCGAATACGATGTCGAGCTCTACGGCGCCCAAAAGAAGGTGCAGCTGCCCTTCGTGATGGGTGTGATGGCCGACCTGTCCGGAAAACCTGTCGAGCCGCTCGCCCCCGTGGCCGACCGGAAGTTCCTCGAGATCTCGGCCGACAACTTCGACGACCGCCTCAAGGCCATGAAGCCCCGTGTGGCGTTCCCGGTGCCCAACACCCTTACCGGCGAGGGCAACCTGAGCGTCGACATCACCTTCGAGAGCATGGACGACTTCAGCCCTGCCGCCGTGGCCCGCAAGGTCGACGCGCTCAACAAGCTGCTGCAGGCCCGTTCGCAGCTGAACAACCTCATCACGTACATGGACGGGAAAACCGGCGCTGAGGAGCTGATCTCGAAAGCGCTCAAAGATCCTGCCCTGCTGCAGTCCCTGGTCTCGGCACCGAAGCCGGGCGGCGACGCGCCTCCGTCCGAGTGA